The following nucleotide sequence is from Corylus avellana chromosome ca7, CavTom2PMs-1.0.
AACTTCGATTGCGCTCCAATATTTCCTTTCGTTCCtgttttgagagagagagagagatgagagctTCTTGgtttttgcattttgatttATGCGTATCGGTGGTAATTGACTCGTCATCgaatttggcttacatgctgtctTCTCATTAGCTTCGAAAATGAGACGCCATTAATGACtctcatttaattatttaattagtagtaAACTAAACACACGCACTCTCTCTGAACatcgctttctctctctctatctttcaTTCATGAAAGTCTTTCATTCATGAGAAGATCGAAgtccttttgtctttttgtatAATCccatgaatattaattaatttattattattattatttttttttgtgggtttttgagaggagagagagagagattggaaATGTCGTCACCGAACACACCGTGCGCGGCGTGCAAGTTGCAGAGGCGGAAATGCACGCAGGAGTGCGTGTTCGCGCCGTATTTCCCACCGGACCTGCCGCAGAAGTTCGCGAACCTGCACAAGGTCTTCGGCGCCAGCAACGTAGCCAAGCTGCTCAACGAGCTGAACGCGTCGCAGCGCGAAGTCGCCGTGAACACGCTGGCCTATGAGGCGGAGGCGCGCCTGCAGAACCCCATCTACGGCTGCGTGGGCCTCATCTCGCTTCTCCAACACAACCTCAGGCAGCTTCAGACCGAAATCATCAATGCCAAAAAGGAGCTCGCCACCTACATTGGCCCACAGGCCTGTCAGGCCATGTTACCCATTAATATTCAACCCCAGGGGTTCATCCCCCAACAACAGGTACGTATTATTGATAATTGTACGATGAATTATCAGTGTTTGCAAAATTTTGATTGACAGGAAACGGTGAATTTACTAAGCTTAACTGTTTTTTTAGATGCACGCGGGGAATCCTTCGTCCTCAGCCGCCGTGTTACCGTACAACATGTCGCCGATGCTGGGGATTCCCACCGGGGGTCCCACACATGGTGGCCAATTGGTGATTCGCGAGCCACAGTCGACTCAGCACCAACACCACCAGCAACAAATATTTGAGGCTCAGCAATTGGCTGCGAGAGAGCAGCAGGAAATTTTGCGAACATATGAGCAGCAGCAGCCGGAGCTTGTGAGGTTCAACAGTGGGTTTGATCCGGCTGTCACTGCGAGTGGATTCAATCAGATgaatgatggtggtggtggtgttaTGTCGCCTTCGCTGGGTCTGGGCAATTTTGAAAACTCTTACCAGATGCAACCACAGCAAGGGGAACATCACGGCCATCCTCTCCACCATGCTCTTCAGGCGCAGCTCTTGCTACAACCAGTACAACAACAGGCCCAGTCGGAAAGCGAGGAGGGTAGGGGTGTTGGTCCCTCATGTTGATCTGTTTTTTGGGTTCTGAAGCTCTTTTAACCTTCCCGCTTTTTCATCAATCCAATTGTCATTCTAGGTATGATGCTCTTTGAATTCCTTCTTTCTTACTGTACGTACGTGGTTTAGATTGATAACCCTTCTGCTAGATGATTTCATTTGTGAACTATATATGCCTGTGCATGCACACCATCAGGATTTCTGCTGTGCAATTAATGAATAGGTTTGATCCTTTCATGTGATAAAATAGACTTGTCTTTTCATAAATGGGGTAATCTCGATTGGCGGCAGGAGATTGTCTTTTCACAACCAGGGGCATCACCTCCATCGGGGGAGAAATGACACAAAAGCTAAATAGGAGAAAATGACCCACTAACCAAAGAGTAGGAGATGAACGAGTTTATAATTAGCATCGCAGGTCCTTTTTGAGTCTTAGATTTCGAAAACAGATCATTATGAATATAATTCTCTCCTATGCAGCAGCCTTAGATCTCTATCActtgctcaatttttttttttttggttctttgtaAGTTTCTGCGTGTATATATTATCTGTAACGAAGAAGGGGGTGCCGTGTAATGTGATGTTTTGTTTGGGTTAACTTAACTAGACACATTAGTTGCGTGTTTCAACTTGTGATCCTAGAAGAATCTTATGTGTTAACCATCGGGCAAAAATGTGGTAGCTAAAGGGGTTTAATTAATGGGTACTTGGTTGCAAAATCTATTCATGAAATTGACTTATGTGATTAGATTTCCTCTCCCTGACTCCCTCGATCGTGTTctaaagacaaaattacccacTTATATTGTTCTATCCTACTTGACATATACTTGTTCAGTTTTCATATTTACTGTCTGAATTGCTAGCAAATTGTTAGGTTGTTTTTTCTCCGATAACTAGCTTAATTATAGAAACATGAATAACTTGGCTATTTGTTATGGGCATTTGGCATATGACTTGCATTATTTCGTGTGAGAATATAGAAACTATGAAGTCTTGTGACTTGCAAAGGGAGCATATCAGATGAcattacttcttcttcttcttcttcttcttctttttttatttttttatttttttttatttttataattaattagtttcttaAACACCTATTATtgcccttctttttctttttgcttggcCTATCGATCTATTGCCCTTTAGAAATTAGACATCCGCAATTAATAATGCATGAATCTGTTGTTATTTGAACTCTGAACACCACGATATTTTCATAATTAGgcattttttatcctttttcacttttatttttcctcctTCCTTTGCAGTTCGTATCTGTTGGCTGTCTTGATAcaaatgaagagagagagagagagagacacacacACAGAGGGGTTCAATAATCAATGTTCTAAGATCTGAAGTCTGCATTTTCAATAAGGCTTTCCTGGGAGGATGCAGATGATCCCATGCAACTCCCTGGGAGATACATTTTAAAATGTAGAATCTGCATTGGCGTTTGAGTacagcgttttttttttttttttttttttaataataataataataataattattattattattattatttatttttatcagtaCGTAGTGAGGTACATCCTTCTAAAATGTAAATCAGAATTtaataagcttttttttttttagcatttttaaaCTTTCAGCATTCACGTATCATTGATCTTCAAACTTTAGTCAACTTTTAGTCAGAAAatccacttttttcttttttaattaactatttttCAAGACACcccacaagaaaaaaataattattttcctttcactTTGTTAAAACAAATTTGCTTGTTGTGTACTGACGTACTGTGCATGATGCAAAGGGGTTCTACCAATTGGAGAGCTGGATGTAGCttctttttaagtaatttttttttgttactggGCTAGCCAAATAAGCTAGTTAATTGGACTAGCTTGATGTGAAAGCTCTTACTATACTCTTTTTACTACAATAGtaaaattacaataataataattaatagttgTAGTTGTTTTTTtggggttaaatattttttagcaTGTGTGTTTTGCCTCTAATCAAATTGTCAATCCATTTTGCCAAACTGGCACAAATGATATTTGTAGACATCTTATAAACgttgttgatatttttatctattttctatcaaaaaaaCTTAATGACCTATAACGTCGACTGTCATGTATCTAATATGTCACATTAATTAGTATTACTTaacaataaaaggaaaaaaataaagacagaCCTAACCACACTTATGGCTAATTAAGGTGGTGACTCAACCACCCCCTTTGGTCAACTTGAGGGTGGCTGTACCCCCATTTGGCCACGAAACCGCAATCTATCTACTCTCGGCCTTACCCATCCCTACCCATATCTTTTTCTCAATTCTCTCTTAAAAATATGGGGTTTTGTGGATACCCCATCTAGCTTACAAGAATcgaaacaaaagagagagagagagaataaataaaaggtGAGATGATAAAATGAGAAAGTTTCGGGAGAAGAGAAAGGTAGGAGacagagaaacaataaaaaattaaatgcattaGTAAACAGTGTTGCTACATGTAGCGGTATACTGTTCACAAAATGTATGGCACTTTGCTCATTTGCTTAGACATTGCATACAAATGCAAAATGACTACTCCAATGTGAGTGCTCTAAATAATGTGTTACAATTttacgtaattttttttttaaagatgtatAATATTTCTCAAGAGAGATTGTATGTGGTGGGactcaaaatcaaaaaatatcttaaattcttgaaaaataaaaattcttataaaaaggagGATTAGTACGTAGTAGGGCAGTTTCTCTCTTACTGAAAAcactaatttttctctttgtgaTTTTGAGccatctcttttttccttttggctgcagctataaaaaattaaaaatccagCACTCACTTATGGTATCATCAAACTTTCACACAAATCGTACGAGGTAGTAGTACTTGCACATCCGACTTCTTCCACAACTTTTGGGTTTGCATAGTCCCTTCAATGGATTCACATTGGGTATGAGTTATTAGTATTACCAACCAATATATGCATGATGTGTTATAATAAGATTGAGCTTCCCTGCAATTCAATTCTAAACTGAATGATTTGAGTTGAGCCAAGTAAAccttcaaataaaaagaaaaataacaaagcaaTGAGGCTGTTGGACCACCCCTTTAAGTGGAGGGGTGGTGGACGGGTAGTTGACCACCCCAAAAGCTAAAACGACAGCCATCCACATGAGACAAGAATATAATTCGATTCTCAAAACAGTACAATAAATTAGTGTCTTTACCGAAAAGGTTTTAAACAAAGTGCATCCAGTTCCAAACCAGCAGCTAGAGCGGGGGATGAAAGAAGTAGGATACAGCCAAATGGGCTGGAGTTGTTCCATTCATATATAAACAGTAACTACCCACTGCAATGTTGAAGGTTAACATCAACAGACTACAACGTACGCCTAGCTTTGTGATATTCGACTTTTCTTTTCCTCGATGCCTGACTGAGAAAATATCTGCCTAAGAACTTGCATAACATCTTCTATCCTCACATCTTTAACTGCCAGAAGAACCATGGCATGATAGAGGACATCCGCCATCTCTGAGGCAGTGCTTGATTTGTCCTCATTTTCTACTAGTGTTTTACACAACTCTTCTGCCTCCTccctgaaaagaaaaagttcagACCCATCAAAACCTTCGGTAGCAAAGCATAGACACCACACATTTACACACTCACACACAACTCTCAGCAAACAGTTCCTTTAAAAGCAAAATGTTCCAAAGGGATGATACATGGATAGCCCAAACAATCAAGAAGCCGGGCTTctctttgaatttttgaagtttggttCTCTGAGTTTTCTTGGAGCAAAGACAGGCATCCACTCGAATCAAAATAACAATCCAGTATGACATATAATACCTGATTTTTGAGCACAGAAGGTCATTATGTTTTAATAAATGTTTTGTCCATGAAGATttcccattttcttcttctgctaGTTCTGCTTTGCGTTGGGAGATTGTTGACTCTAATGAGTACAAGGTGCTTAATGCCAATTTATTTCCTTCAACCTGCCAAAAATGATCTGAATCATTTCAAATCTTGCTAAAGCTTGTCTAGAGAAATGTAGGGAATAGATATGTTTATCATTGCTTATGAGATGATTGAAGCTGCAGACCTCTTGATGTTCTTTTAAATCAAACACTGACGTGTAATAACAAGTTTCTGACCCTGTATGGCAGGTAGGCCCATCAGGCTTCCCAAGGTATATTATCTGAGAAATAGTTGTGAGTTAAAGTTgagaaaaatcaaagaacaGAAATAAAAATGGGCTTAAATGTTCCAACTAAAAGTTTTCAGAAACATACAGAGTCACGATCCCAATCAATAAGTATAtcataaatattgatgaaattCATAGAGGTCTCTCCCTTCGTCCATAACGTCGACCGTGACCTGCTATAGAATATTGCTTTCCTAGAGGAAATGGTTGTTAGGACTTAGGACCGCAACTCGGTTTGCAAAGCCTTGCATTAGAATGGCTTCTGTATCAACATTTTGAGCTATTGCCACTGCCAAACCTTTGTCATCCCATTTTACACTGTCTAACAATGTCTGGGTCTgaaattataatatttcatCACACTCACATTTATTTGTGTATTGTAGAGACCAATACACAAATCCATACCATTATGACTATTGTAGAGACCTAACTATATATGTCCGGTTAACTTTTGACAATGTCAAATGATATATTATCAAACAAAGTGCAGGGCCTGCAGGCTAAAGAAACATTAAAATACATAGAAATATAATGTGCAAGCACACATTTTTAAGCTCTATTATTGGATTCATTGCCATTGAAGAATTGACAAATACATACGTACCTAAAAAACGTGTCTGAATGCCTATAGAGGTATGATATATGAGCATTAGGTAAGCACATATACAGATgtaattatgttttatttttgatatagAAGGGAAGGGGGTGGTTAAGATTTGGAaactccttttttctttttttttttcttctacaagTATTAAGTCTAGGTGTAGCTTGAGTAATGATTAATGCATATAATCAGGCAGCATTTGACACCTCCAAGAAGTTTATGAGACAAATGGGAAACCAATCTATCCGATTTCCCtctgtcttttgttttcaagGAATGAAATAGTCCATAGCCTAATGACCATGTTGCCGACACCTTACAATGTCTGGTTGAATCTCAAGTTTTCACGATATTCATAGACATGACAGGGTTGCTTTGCCCCATTAACTCCATCACCAACAAAAATTGAGAGGAAATATTCAGAGATGAGTTGGATACAAATACTAGTTCATTTTGGTAGATCATCTATGTCAAGGTCTCAGTAGGATATTTAACTGGACGGCAATTAGAGATACAAATGGATGATGAATGCTCAACAAAACACATACAGGACAACAATCTAAAGCTATTAAGCAGAGTACCTTGGATTCAAGAGAAAAGTCTTTCACTGGTTTTTGGGTGGAAGCACAAACAAGATGACGGGTCTTCTTCTTATGGGAGTCTCAAATGTATCCACCACTGAAAATGCAAAGATGGGCTCCAAAGAAAACTCTTAGAGATTAAGGACACAAAGAATAGGAGACCACCATCATACaccaaatgaagaaaaatatgtacTCTTGATGCCTATATTCACATTTAGATCGAACCCATCCTGGAGATATAAAATTCAAGTGACAAGCAATTAATCTACCACTGAATCAAAATcactataaatattataaaatataaaagccATTTAttcattaagaaaagaaagcagaagaaacaATCTTGATCGATCTAACAAAAGAAAGCAGAGAATTGACTGGAAGCAGCAGAAAGAGTACCTTCGTTGTGAAAGACTTCTCAAAGAAAGTCCTTTGTGAGCTTAGCCGTCACCAAAGCCCTTTGCGGCAGAAAGAttcttatctttatttcttttctaaaaattttgtatttctttctttattttttcaatggtaatttttgtAACTCTGATTTTTCAACAGTAATTATTTTTCAAGCGATCATTTTTATAACTGTAATATTTTTCGACAGTCATATTTTTTCGGCAGTTATATTTTTCCAATGTTGCATTTGTTAAGTACGAAAATAACTGTAACTTATTTGGTAgcttttaatttctaatttcatgTAATGGTACTCTCTATGTTATCAAGAGTATATTCCAACTATTAGGTAGGGGTGTTGAAAtgttataaccgctaactgcaaccGCTTTGGGCAGTTATCGGTTTTTAATAACTGCAATCGCCTAGGTGGATAGCGGTTATAACCGGTAGTTAGCAGTTATTTAATTCAATAaccaatagttacctttttttttaaatgggcctttggaatttttaagtgtttttggcCTTTAATTTGCCTATTTTGGGGGCTTATGTTccaaacaaaatggaaaaaaatgttttttttttttttttgtttcatcttATTCTCCCTCCAAAACGGCATCattttggatgttttatttaatattttattaatataaatatttaatatatatttatattattatatataaataaatgtgGTTAACGATTATAACCGCTAATCGCAACCGCCATAGTcggttagcaatttttaataACCGACTATCAAAGCGGTTAACGGTTGGCGTGGCGGTTATAACCGACCGGCTTGAACACCCTTACTATTTGGTACTACATCAAGAGTATATTCCAATTATATCACCACAAAATAGACTCGCTTGTCAACAAAAACCAAGAAGCTAGAAATATACTTTAGTCCACAAATAATTACATTCCAATATTGTTCAAATTATATCACCACAAAATAGACTTGCTTGTTAATTGTTCTAACTACATTCTATATTGGACCATCTTCACAAACTAGCTATTTAGTGCACAAAATTGACATTCCACAAATACATTCTAATATTGGACCATGTTCACAAACTAACTATTTAGTCCACAAAATAGATTTtccacaaaatacatcaaacacATGTAAAAACATTTAGTCAATCTCAAATGGTATTGACTCTACGTTTTTCGATGATTTCCATTTGACGTGAACAGAAATATCCTTTTTTAATTGGAGACATGTTGCTTGTATTCATACCCATAATTCTCATCTCAAGCCTTTGCCTCTTAAAGAAGATTAGCTTCATTTTTCCTTTCGTCTCTCAATTGGTCAAACACAAGCCTTTCTTTTGTAAGACGAATAATCTCTTGTCATTCTTCCGTTCTCTTATCCCGAGATTTCTTCTCGTTTTCCTTCGTATCATTAATTACCTCCTTAAGATTTGAAGACATATCATCTTGCCTCATTTGTGTTTTTCCAAGAAGTATTTTTCTCGCATCTCaaagtaaattacaaaataatagaAACAAATGACAACCGAAGAGAACCTTTTGTTTCATGACAAGACAAGTATGTTACAAATTTGCGAGTATTCTGCAGGGCGGAAAACAAAAGAAGTATTCGGTTTGGCTGTAAAGTTGGGGTCCAAACACACCACTTTGTACAATAATGGCACAAAAGCCTTATTAAGTATTGAAGCGTAGACCAACTTTGGCTTTTGTAAGAATTGAATACCAGAATTGTacttttatacatatatatgatcaCACCCAACCCATTTTCACTGCAAAATGCCTGATAAAGCCAGCAACCATTTTCACTGCTAAATGCCTGATAAAGCATGCATGTTAATTAACAGGTCAGCTGAAGAAAGTGATCTACTCAATTCAATTAGTTGATCTGGATTAAGTGGATTTCTTATTATGTTTCTCCAAATGTTTCTAACGAAGGGTACGATGATTGAATGCATATATAAAGAAATGatcataattaatattcatgCTCAAAATGAGACTACAACGCCTAGTGCCTTTCTCATATTCgacttttcttttccttgatGCCCGACTGAGAAAGATTTTAGCAAGAACGTAGTCTCTCGATCCCTGCAATACTCTGATAGTTACTACTTACTagttagagcatctccagcagtgcAGCTAAAAATGAGATATTAGatacatttagctatttttattctttttttttttttttttttttttttttcgct
It contains:
- the LOC132187485 gene encoding LOB domain-containing protein 36-like, whose protein sequence is MSSPNTPCAACKLQRRKCTQECVFAPYFPPDLPQKFANLHKVFGASNVAKLLNELNASQREVAVNTLAYEAEARLQNPIYGCVGLISLLQHNLRQLQTEIINAKKELATYIGPQACQAMLPINIQPQGFIPQQQMHAGNPSSSAAVLPYNMSPMLGIPTGGPTHGGQLVIREPQSTQHQHHQQQIFEAQQLAAREQQEILRTYEQQQPELVRFNSGFDPAVTASGFNQMNDGGGGVMSPSLGLGNFENSYQMQPQQGEHHGHPLHHALQAQLLLQPVQQQAQSESEEGRGVGPSC